A stretch of Haemophilus influenzae DNA encodes these proteins:
- a CDS encoding OmpH family outer membrane protein encodes MKNIAKVTALALGIALASGYASAEEKIAFINAGYIFQHHPDRQAVADKLDAEFKPVAEKLAASKKEVDDKIAAARKKVEAKVAALEKDAPRLRQADIQKRQQEINKLGAAEDAELQKLMQEQDKKVQEFQAQNEKRQAEERGKLLDSIQTATNNLAKAKGYTYVLDANSVVFAVEGKDITEEVLKSIPASEKAQEKK; translated from the coding sequence ATGAAAAACATCGCAAAAGTAACCGCACTTGCTTTAGGTATTGCACTTGCTTCAGGCTATGCTTCCGCTGAAGAAAAAATTGCTTTCATTAATGCAGGTTATATTTTTCAACATCACCCAGATCGCCAAGCGGTAGCAGATAAACTTGATGCTGAATTTAAACCTGTAGCTGAAAAATTAGCAGCAAGCAAAAAAGAAGTTGATGATAAAATTGCTGCTGCTCGTAAAAAAGTAGAAGCAAAAGTTGCGGCTTTAGAAAAAGATGCACCTCGCTTACGTCAAGCTGATATTCAAAAACGCCAACAGGAAATTAATAAATTAGGTGCGGCTGAAGATGCTGAATTACAAAAATTAATGCAAGAACAAGATAAAAAAGTTCAAGAATTCCAAGCTCAAAATGAAAAACGTCAAGCTGAAGAACGTGGTAAATTATTAGATAGCATTCAAACTGCGACAAATAATTTAGCAAAAGCAAAAGGTTATACTTATGTGCTTGATGCAAATTCAGTTGTATTTGCGGTAGAAGGTAAAGATATTACTGAAGAAGTATTAAAATCTATTCCTGCTTCTGAAAAAGCACAAGAGAAAAAATAA
- the tsf gene encoding translation elongation factor Ts: MAEITASLVKELRDRTGAGMMECKKALVEANGDIELAIDNMRKSGQAKAAKKAGRVAAEGVILARVENGFGVLVEMNCETDFVAKDAGFLGLANEVADFAAANKGTTIEALQAQFEEKRAALVAKIGENMNIRRVAYLDGQVIAQYLHGAKIGVLVAGEGSADELKKVAMHVAASKPEFVNPEDVSAEVVEHERQIQIDIAINSGKPKEIAEKMVEGRMKKFTGEVSLTGQAFVMDPSVSVGDFLKSVNTSVSNFIRLEVGEGIEKKEEDFAAEVAKITGGNA; encoded by the coding sequence ATGGCTGAAATCACAGCATCATTAGTAAAAGAACTTCGTGACCGTACTGGCGCAGGTATGATGGAATGTAAAAAAGCATTAGTTGAAGCAAACGGTGATATTGAGTTAGCAATCGACAATATGCGTAAATCTGGTCAAGCTAAAGCAGCTAAAAAAGCAGGCCGTGTTGCAGCTGAAGGTGTTATCCTTGCTCGTGTAGAAAATGGTTTCGGTGTATTAGTTGAAATGAACTGTGAAACTGACTTCGTAGCAAAAGATGCAGGTTTCTTAGGTTTAGCAAACGAAGTAGCTGATTTCGCAGCAGCAAACAAAGGTACCACTATCGAAGCATTACAAGCGCAATTTGAAGAAAAACGTGCTGCATTAGTTGCTAAAATCGGTGAGAACATGAATATTCGTCGTGTTGCTTACCTAGATGGTCAAGTAATTGCACAATACTTACACGGTGCAAAAATTGGCGTATTAGTTGCGGGCGAAGGTTCTGCTGATGAACTGAAAAAAGTAGCAATGCACGTAGCTGCATCTAAACCTGAATTCGTGAACCCAGAAGATGTATCTGCTGAAGTGGTTGAACACGAACGCCAAATCCAAATCGATATTGCGATCAACTCTGGTAAACCAAAAGAAATCGCAGAGAAAATGGTTGAAGGTCGTATGAAGAAATTCACTGGTGAAGTTTCATTAACAGGTCAAGCATTTGTAATGGATCCTTCTGTATCTGTAGGGGATTTCTTAAAATCAGTAAATACTTCTGTTTCTAACTTCATTCGTTTAGAAGTAGGCGAAGGTATTGAGAAAAAAGAAGAAGATTTTGCTGCTGAAGTTGCAAAAATCACTGGCGGTAACGCATAA
- the rseP gene encoding RIP metalloprotease RseP has product MSFLWSLGSFIIAIAVLVSVHEYGHFWAARKCGIKVHRFSIGFGKVIWKRIDKYGTEFAISMIPLGGYVKMLDGRNEVVPAEQKSQAFDSKSVLQRSFVIIAGPLANFIFAIFAYWIIYLYGMPMVKPVIELITPNSIAAQAHIEPNTQILTIDGEETQDWETINMLLATKMGEPNVKISLSPFNSNVEQQRTLNLTNWIFDPEKESAFEALGIMPMRPKIEMVLSKVVQNSPAEKAGLQIGDKILTENLTALPWQDFIKQVEQGESFSIKVERNGETLDKIITPVRNQNGKWFVGVSPTLTKLADEYRTELKYGILESLQKGIEKTGQLSLLTLKILGKLLTGDLSLNNLSGPISIAKGAGASANIGLVYFLSFMALISVNLGIMNLFPLPVLDGGHLVFLTMEAVKGKPVSERVQSICYRIGAALLLSLTVFALFNDFLRL; this is encoded by the coding sequence ATGTCATTTTTGTGGTCACTAGGTTCTTTTATCATTGCTATTGCTGTATTAGTATCCGTTCACGAATATGGTCACTTTTGGGCAGCGAGAAAGTGCGGTATAAAAGTCCATCGTTTTTCCATTGGTTTTGGAAAAGTAATTTGGAAACGCATTGACAAATATGGTACAGAATTTGCGATTTCAATGATTCCTTTAGGCGGCTATGTAAAAATGCTTGATGGACGTAATGAAGTAGTTCCTGCTGAGCAAAAATCACAAGCATTTGACAGTAAAAGCGTATTACAACGGTCATTTGTAATTATTGCAGGCCCTTTAGCTAATTTTATTTTTGCAATTTTTGCTTATTGGATCATCTACCTTTATGGAATGCCAATGGTTAAACCTGTGATTGAATTAATAACACCAAACTCAATCGCAGCACAAGCCCACATTGAACCCAATACGCAAATTCTTACAATTGATGGCGAAGAAACTCAAGATTGGGAAACCATCAATATGCTACTTGCCACAAAAATGGGGGAACCTAATGTTAAGATTAGCCTTTCTCCTTTCAATTCTAATGTTGAACAACAACGGACTTTAAATCTTACAAATTGGATATTCGATCCTGAAAAAGAAAGTGCTTTTGAGGCATTAGGGATTATGCCTATGCGTCCTAAAATTGAAATGGTGCTTTCTAAAGTTGTTCAAAATTCTCCCGCTGAGAAAGCTGGTTTACAAATCGGTGATAAAATTTTAACAGAAAATTTAACCGCACTTCCTTGGCAAGATTTTATAAAACAGGTCGAACAAGGCGAATCTTTTTCTATTAAAGTTGAACGTAATGGGGAAACGCTTGACAAAATTATCACTCCAGTGCGTAATCAAAATGGCAAATGGTTTGTTGGGGTTAGCCCAACCTTAACAAAATTAGCGGATGAATACCGTACTGAATTAAAATATGGTATTCTTGAATCTTTACAAAAAGGCATTGAAAAAACAGGACAGCTTTCCCTTTTAACCTTGAAAATATTAGGGAAATTACTTACTGGCGATTTGTCATTAAATAATTTAAGTGGGCCAATTTCTATTGCAAAAGGTGCTGGTGCATCAGCAAATATTGGATTGGTGTATTTTTTAAGTTTTATGGCATTGATTAGTGTAAATTTAGGGATTATGAATTTATTTCCATTACCAGTATTAGATGGCGGTCATTTAGTTTTTTTAACAATGGAAGCTGTTAAAGGAAAACCTGTTTCTGAGCGGGTGCAAAGCATCTGTTATCGAATTGGCGCAGCACTGTTATTAAGCTTAACGGTGTTTGCATTATTTAATGATTTTTTACGTCTATAA
- the bamA gene encoding outer membrane protein assembly factor BamA, with product MKKLLIASLLFGTTTTVFAAPFVAKDIRVDGVQGDLEQQIRASLPVRAGQRVTDNDVANIVRSLFVSGRFDDVKAHQEGDVLVVSVVAKSIISDVKIKGNSIIPTEALKQNLDANGFKVGDVLIREKLNEFAKSVKEHYASVGRYNATVEPIVNTLPNNRAEILIQINEDDKAKLASLTFKGNESVSSSTLQEQMELQPDSWWKLWGNKFEGAQFEKDLQSIRDYYLNNGYAKAQITKTDVQLNDEKTKVNVTIDVNEGLQYDLRSARIIGNLGGMSAELEPLLSALHLNDTFRRSDIADVENAIKAKLGERGYGSATVNSVPDFDDANKTLAITLVVDAGRRLTVRQLRFEGNTVSADSTLRQEMRQQEGTWYNSQLVELGKIRLDRTGFFETVENRIDPINGSNDEVDVVYKVKERNTGSINFGIGYGTESGISYQASIKQDNFLGTGAAVSIAGTKNDYGTSVNLGYTEPYFTKDGVSLGGNVFFENYDNSKSDTSSNYKRTTYGSNVTLGFPVNENNSYYVGLGHTYNKISNFALEYNRNLYIQSMKFKGNGIKTNDFDFSFGWNYNSLNRGYFPTKGVKASLGGRVTIPGSDNKYYKLSADVQGFYPLDRDHLWVVSAKASAGYANGFGNKRLPFYQTYTAGGIGSLRGFAYGSIGPNAIYQDQNNNNNNKKNNNNKFTKVSSDVVGGNAIATATAELIVPTPFVSDKSQNTVRTSLFVDAASVWNTKWKSDKTGLDSNVLARLPDYGKSSRIRASTGVGFQWQSPIGPLVFSYAKPIKKYENDDVEQFQFSIGGSF from the coding sequence ATGAAAAAACTTCTAATCGCAAGTTTATTATTCGGTACGACAACGACTGTGTTTGCCGCACCTTTTGTGGCAAAAGATATTCGTGTGGATGGTGTTCAAGGTGACTTAGAACAACAAATCCGAGCAAGTTTACCTGTTCGTGCCGGTCAGCGTGTGACTGACAATGATGTGGCTAATATTGTCCGCTCTTTATTCGTAAGTGGTCGATTCGATGATGTGAAAGCGCATCAAGAAGGCGATGTGCTTGTTGTTAGCGTTGTGGCTAAATCGATCATTTCAGATGTTAAAATCAAAGGTAACTCTATTATTCCCACTGAAGCACTAAAACAAAACTTAGATGCTAACGGGTTTAAAGTTGGCGATGTTTTAATTCGAGAAAAATTAAATGAATTTGCCAAAAGTGTAAAAGAGCACTATGCAAGTGTAGGTCGCTATAACGCAACCGTTGAACCTATTGTCAATACGCTACCAAATAATCGCGCTGAAATTTTAATTCAAATCAATGAAGATGATAAAGCAAAATTGGCATCATTAACTTTCAAGGGGAACGAATCTGTTAGTAGCAGTACATTACAAGAACAAATGGAATTACAACCTGATTCTTGGTGGAAATTATGGGGAAATAAATTTGAAGGTGCGCAATTCGAGAAAGATTTGCAGTCAATTCGTGATTATTATTTAAATAATGGCTATGCCAAAGCACAAATTACTAAAACGGATGTTCAGCTAAATGATGAAAAAACAAAAGTTAATGTAACCATTGATGTAAATGAAGGTTTACAGTATGACCTTCGTAGTGCACGCATTATAGGTAATCTGGGAGGTATGTCTGCCGAGCTTGAACCTTTACTTTCAGCATTACATTTAAATGATACTTTCCGCCGTAGTGATATTGCAGATGTAGAAAATGCAATTAAAGCAAAACTTGGAGAACGCGGTTACGGTAGCGCAACGGTAAATTCAGTACCTGATTTTGATGATGCAAATAAAACATTAGCGATAACCCTTGTTGTTGATGCTGGACGACGTTTAACTGTTCGCCAACTTCGCTTTGAAGGAAATACCGTTTCTGCTGATAGCACTTTACGTCAGGAAATGCGCCAACAAGAAGGAACTTGGTATAATTCACAATTAGTTGAGTTAGGAAAAATTCGCTTAGATCGTACAGGTTTCTTCGAAACAGTCGAAAACCGAATTGATCCTATCAATGGTAGTAATGATGAAGTGGATGTCGTATATAAAGTCAAAGAACGTAACACGGGTAGTATCAACTTTGGTATTGGTTACGGTACAGAGAGTGGTATTAGTTATCAAGCAAGTATTAAACAAGATAATTTCTTAGGAACAGGGGCGGCAGTAAGTATAGCTGGTACGAAAAATGATTATGGTACGAGTGTCAATTTGGGTTATACCGAGCCCTATTTTACTAAAGATGGTGTAAGTCTTGGTGGAAATGTTTTCTTTGAAAACTACGATAACTCTAAAAGTGATACATCCTCTAACTATAAGCGTACGACTTATGGAAGTAATGTTACTTTAGGTTTCCCTGTAAATGAAAATAACTCCTATTATGTAGGATTAGGCCATACCTATAATAAAATTAGTAACTTTGCTCTAGAATATAACCGTAATTTATATATTCAATCAATGAAATTTAAAGGTAATGGCATTAAAACAAATGACTTTGATTTTTCTTTTGGTTGGAACTATAACAGCCTTAATAGAGGCTATTTCCCAACTAAAGGGGTTAAAGCAAGTCTTGGTGGACGAGTTACAATTCCAGGTTCTGATAACAAATACTACAAACTAAGTGCAGACGTACAGGGTTTCTACCCATTAGACAGAGATCACCTCTGGGTTGTATCTGCAAAAGCATCTGCAGGATATGCAAATGGTTTCGGAAACAAGCGTTTACCGTTCTATCAAACTTATACAGCGGGTGGCATCGGCTCATTACGTGGTTTTGCTTATGGTAGTATTGGTCCTAACGCAATTTACCAAGATCAAAATAATAATAATAATAATAAAAAAAATAATAATAATAAATTTACAAAAGTCAGCTCAGATGTTGTTGGTGGCAATGCAATTGCAACCGCAACTGCAGAATTAATTGTGCCAACTCCATTTGTGAGCGATAAAAGCCAAAATACAGTCCGAACCTCCCTATTTGTTGATGCGGCAAGTGTTTGGAATACAAAATGGAAATCAGATAAAACTGGATTAGATAGCAATGTATTAGCAAGATTGCCTGATTATGGCAAATCAAGCCGTATTCGCGCCTCTACAGGTGTCGGATTCCAATGGCAATCTCCTATTGGACCATTGGTATTTTCTTATGCTAAACCAATTAAAAAATATGAAAATGATGATGTCGAACAGTTCCAATTTAGTATTGGGGGTTCTTTCTAA
- the rpsB gene encoding 30S ribosomal protein S2, translating to MAQVSMRDMINAGVHFGHQTRYWNPQMKPFIFGARNGVHIINLEKTLPLFNEALAELTRIASNNGKVLFVGTKRAASEAVQAAALDCQQYYVNHRWLGGMLTNWKTVRQSIKRLKDLETQSQDGTFDKLTKKEALMRSREMEKLELSLGGIKDMGGLPDALFVIGADHEHIAVKEANNLGIPVFAIVDTNSTPAGVDFVIPGNDDATRAIQLYVSAAAAAVKEGRGNEAQVAEELAADAE from the coding sequence ATGGCACAAGTTTCAATGCGCGACATGATCAACGCAGGCGTACACTTCGGACACCAAACTCGTTACTGGAACCCACAAATGAAACCTTTCATTTTTGGTGCTCGTAACGGTGTTCACATCATCAATCTTGAAAAAACTTTACCTTTATTCAACGAAGCTTTAGCGGAATTAACTCGCATTGCTAGCAACAACGGTAAAGTATTATTCGTTGGTACAAAACGTGCAGCGTCTGAAGCAGTTCAAGCAGCAGCATTAGATTGTCAGCAATATTACGTAAACCACCGTTGGTTAGGTGGTATGTTGACTAACTGGAAAACCGTTCGTCAATCAATTAAACGTTTAAAAGATTTAGAAACCCAATCTCAAGACGGTACTTTTGATAAATTAACCAAAAAAGAAGCGTTAATGCGTAGCCGTGAGATGGAAAAACTTGAATTAAGCCTTGGCGGTATCAAAGATATGGGCGGCTTACCAGATGCGTTATTCGTTATCGGTGCAGACCACGAACATATCGCTGTTAAAGAAGCAAACAACCTAGGTATTCCTGTATTTGCTATCGTTGATACTAACTCAACACCAGCTGGCGTAGATTTCGTTATCCCTGGTAACGATGATGCGACTCGTGCTATCCAACTTTACGTTTCTGCAGCTGCAGCAGCGGTTAAAGAAGGTCGTGGTAACGAAGCTCAAGTTGCTGAAGAATTAGCAGCTGACGCAGAATAA
- the uppS gene encoding polyprenyl diphosphate synthase has product MIELDQTNIPKHVAIIMDGNGRWAKQKNKMRIFGHTNGVTAVRKAVAYARQIGVKVLTLYAFSSENWSRPEQEISALMSLFMQALDREVKKLHKNNICLKIIGDVSRFSETLQEKIKKAENLTEKNTALTLNIAANYGGCWDIVQAAKQIAEKVKKEEMSVSDINNSTFQHHLATQNAPPVDLLIRTSGEQRISNFLLWQIAYAELYFSDVLWPDFNQLEFNRAIASYQQRHRRFGGTE; this is encoded by the coding sequence ATGATAGAGTTGGATCAAACAAATATACCAAAACACGTTGCCATTATTATGGATGGTAATGGTCGTTGGGCAAAACAGAAAAATAAAATGCGAATTTTTGGACACACCAATGGCGTTACTGCAGTACGCAAGGCAGTGGCTTATGCACGACAAATCGGTGTGAAAGTACTCACACTTTATGCCTTTAGTAGCGAAAATTGGAGTCGCCCAGAACAAGAAATCAGCGCGTTAATGTCGCTTTTTATGCAAGCCTTAGATCGAGAAGTAAAAAAATTACATAAAAATAATATTTGTCTGAAAATTATTGGCGATGTATCTCGTTTTAGTGAAACTTTACAAGAAAAAATCAAAAAAGCGGAAAATTTAACAGAAAAAAATACCGCACTTACGCTCAATATTGCGGCAAATTACGGCGGTTGTTGGGATATTGTTCAAGCAGCTAAACAAATTGCAGAAAAAGTTAAAAAAGAAGAAATGTCAGTTTCAGATATTAATAACTCGACGTTTCAACATCATCTTGCAACGCAAAATGCACCACCTGTAGATTTATTAATTCGCACCAGTGGAGAACAGCGCATAAGCAACTTTTTATTATGGCAAATTGCCTATGCGGAATTATATTTTTCCGATGTACTTTGGCCCGATTTTAATCAATTAGAATTTAATCGTGCTATTGCAAGTTATCAACAACGTCATCGCCGTTTTGGTGGGACAGAATAA
- the lpxD gene encoding UDP-3-O-(3-hydroxymyristoyl)glucosamine N-acyltransferase, whose protein sequence is MQKSYSLQELATQIGATVRGNADVVVENIAPLDKAQSNQLTFISNIKFRALLKDSKAGILVVSEEDVEHCSPESNLLIVKDPYVAYAILAQYMDSTPKAAQGIAKSAVIFDDVLLGENVSIGANAVIEEGVVLGDNVIIGANCFVGKNTKIDSGTQLWANVTVYHNVEIGANCLIQSGTVIGSDGFGYANDRGRWIKIPQVGQVIIGNNVEIGANTCIDRGALDATIIEDNVIIDNLCQIAHNVHIGTGTAVAGGVIMAGSLTVGRYCLIGGASVINGHMEICDKVTITGMGMVMRPITEPGVYSSGIPLQTNKEWRKTAALTLGIDGIHKRLKALEKKIS, encoded by the coding sequence ATGCAAAAATCCTATTCTTTACAAGAATTGGCAACTCAAATCGGCGCTACCGTTCGCGGTAACGCCGATGTTGTTGTTGAGAATATCGCGCCTCTCGATAAAGCCCAATCAAATCAACTCACTTTTATTTCTAACATAAAATTTCGTGCATTATTGAAAGATTCTAAAGCAGGGATTTTGGTTGTTTCTGAAGAGGATGTTGAACACTGTTCTCCAGAAAGCAATTTACTTATTGTTAAAGATCCTTATGTGGCTTACGCAATTTTAGCTCAATATATGGATAGCACGCCAAAAGCAGCACAAGGAATCGCAAAAAGTGCGGTCATTTTTGATGACGTTTTATTGGGCGAAAATGTATCTATTGGTGCGAACGCAGTGATTGAAGAAGGTGTTGTACTTGGTGATAACGTGATCATTGGTGCAAATTGCTTTGTTGGTAAAAATACCAAGATAGATTCAGGCACTCAGCTCTGGGCTAATGTCACTGTTTACCATAACGTTGAGATTGGAGCTAATTGCTTAATTCAATCAGGAACAGTTATCGGTAGTGATGGTTTTGGTTATGCAAATGATCGTGGTCGTTGGATTAAAATTCCACAAGTTGGTCAAGTAATAATTGGTAATAACGTTGAGATTGGTGCGAATACCTGTATTGACAGAGGTGCATTAGATGCCACGATTATTGAAGATAACGTTATTATCGATAACCTTTGTCAAATTGCGCATAATGTTCATATTGGCACTGGTACAGCGGTTGCGGGTGGAGTTATTATGGCAGGTAGCTTAACTGTTGGTCGCTATTGCTTAATTGGTGGTGCAAGTGTGATTAATGGTCATATGGAAATTTGTGATAAAGTAACCATTACTGGAATGGGAATGGTTATGCGCCCAATTACAGAGCCTGGCGTATATTCCTCTGGTATTCCATTGCAAACGAATAAAGAATGGCGTAAAACGGCAGCTCTAACATTAGGCATTGATGGCATACATAAACGCTTAAAAGCATTAGAAAAGAAAATTTCTTAA
- a CDS encoding phosphatidate cytidylyltransferase has product MLKQRVLSAIVLIAAVLCALFLFTPFYFALALGMVAALGIWEWTQFARLKQPLIRFFVTTFLGVFIFLWLYTEGNYLDAGRVFEQHLQLLLINAVSWWGLALLLVISYPKSAKFWSKNPLLQLLFAFSTLIPFIAGVLRLRLEHYTHDPYHGLFLLLYVFILVWAADSGAYFSGRAFGKRKLAPKVSPGKSWEGVIGGLITALVLAFIFIHFSNNTLVGDRNITGFIILSVATVAISVLGDLTESMFKRESGVKDSSQLIPGHGGVLDRIDSLTAAVPFFSYFYFFVL; this is encoded by the coding sequence ATGCTTAAACAACGAGTTTTATCTGCTATTGTGTTAATTGCTGCAGTTTTATGTGCACTATTTTTATTCACACCTTTTTATTTTGCCCTTGCGTTAGGTATGGTAGCTGCTTTGGGGATCTGGGAATGGACTCAATTTGCTCGTCTTAAACAACCTTTGATACGTTTTTTTGTGACTACCTTTTTAGGCGTATTTATCTTCTTATGGCTCTATACTGAGGGTAACTATTTAGATGCAGGGCGTGTGTTTGAACAACATCTTCAGCTTTTATTGATAAATGCTGTTAGCTGGTGGGGTTTAGCTTTGTTACTTGTGATCAGTTACCCTAAATCAGCTAAATTTTGGTCTAAAAATCCACTTTTACAACTTTTATTTGCCTTTTCTACGTTGATTCCATTTATCGCAGGTGTATTACGTTTACGTTTAGAACACTATACCCATGATCCTTATCACGGCTTATTTTTATTACTTTACGTATTTATACTTGTTTGGGCGGCTGATTCTGGTGCTTATTTTAGCGGACGTGCCTTTGGCAAACGTAAACTTGCCCCTAAAGTATCGCCAGGTAAAAGTTGGGAAGGGGTCATTGGTGGCTTAATTACAGCATTAGTGCTTGCTTTTATCTTTATTCATTTCTCTAACAATACTTTAGTAGGCGATCGAAATATTACTGGATTTATCATTCTTTCTGTAGCGACAGTTGCAATTTCAGTATTGGGCGATTTAACTGAAAGTATGTTTAAACGTGAGTCAGGAGTTAAAGACAGTAGCCAATTGATTCCTGGTCATGGCGGTGTGTTAGATCGCATTGATAGCTTGACTGCCGCAGTACCTTTTTTCAGCTATTTCTATTTCTTTGTCTTATAA